A DNA window from Microcystis aeruginosa NIES-843 contains the following coding sequences:
- the atpD gene encoding F0F1 ATP synthase subunit beta — MVATTETNVGKIVQIIGPVIDAEFPSGKLPRIYNALTVKGTNSAGQNLSVTCEVQQLLGDNQVRAVAMSTTDGLVRGMDIVDTGAAISVPVGKCTLGRIFNVLGEPVDEKGPVNVTETSPIHRPAPKLVDLEVTPTVFETGIKVIDLLTPYRQGGKIGLFGGAGVGKTVIMMELINNIAIQHGGVSVFGGVGERTREGNDLYNEMIESKVINADNPEDSKIALVYGQMNEPPGARMRVGLSALTMAEYFRDVSKQDVLLFIDNIFRFVQAGSEVSALLGRMPSAVGYQPTLGTDVGDLQERITSTKEGSITSIQAVYVPADDLTDPAPATTFAHLDGTTVLSRGLASKGIYPAVDPLGSTSTMLQADIVGDEHYGTARAVQSTLQRYKELQDIIAILGLDELSEEDRLTVDRARKIERFLSQPFFVAEVFTGSPGKYVTLADTIKGFQMILKGELDSLPEQAFYMVGSIDEAIAKGEKLKKG, encoded by the coding sequence ATGGTAGCGACAACAGAAACTAACGTTGGTAAAATCGTCCAGATCATCGGTCCTGTCATCGATGCCGAATTTCCCAGTGGCAAACTGCCCCGTATTTATAATGCCTTAACCGTAAAAGGAACTAACTCCGCCGGTCAAAATCTATCGGTTACTTGTGAAGTGCAACAGTTACTCGGTGATAACCAAGTGCGCGCCGTTGCCATGAGTACCACCGATGGTTTAGTGCGCGGTATGGATATCGTCGATACCGGCGCAGCGATTAGCGTTCCCGTGGGTAAATGCACCCTCGGTCGGATTTTTAACGTTCTTGGTGAACCCGTGGACGAAAAAGGACCGGTTAACGTCACCGAAACCTCTCCTATTCACCGTCCCGCTCCCAAATTAGTCGATCTTGAAGTAACACCGACGGTTTTTGAAACCGGTATCAAGGTGATTGACCTGCTCACCCCCTACCGTCAAGGGGGCAAAATCGGCCTCTTTGGGGGTGCTGGTGTGGGCAAAACCGTCATTATGATGGAATTAATCAACAATATCGCCATTCAACACGGTGGTGTCTCGGTTTTTGGCGGTGTGGGTGAAAGAACCCGCGAAGGAAACGACCTCTACAACGAGATGATCGAATCGAAGGTAATCAACGCTGATAACCCCGAAGACTCGAAAATTGCCCTCGTTTACGGTCAGATGAACGAACCCCCCGGAGCGAGAATGCGCGTCGGTCTCTCCGCTTTGACCATGGCCGAATATTTCCGCGATGTCAGCAAGCAAGACGTACTCTTATTTATTGATAATATCTTCCGTTTCGTGCAAGCTGGTTCGGAAGTATCGGCGCTCCTCGGTCGGATGCCTTCTGCGGTAGGATACCAACCCACCCTCGGCACTGATGTAGGCGACCTGCAAGAGCGGATTACCTCCACCAAAGAAGGATCGATCACTTCCATCCAAGCGGTCTATGTACCCGCGGATGACTTGACTGACCCCGCTCCCGCTACTACCTTCGCTCACTTGGACGGAACTACTGTACTATCCCGGGGTCTGGCTTCCAAAGGTATCTATCCGGCGGTAGATCCCCTCGGTTCCACCAGCACCATGCTCCAAGCTGATATCGTCGGTGATGAACACTACGGCACCGCTCGCGCCGTCCAATCTACCCTGCAACGCTATAAAGAGTTACAGGACATCATCGCTATTCTCGGTTTAGACGAATTGTCGGAAGAAGATCGTCTCACCGTTGACCGCGCTCGCAAAATTGAGCGTTTCCTCTCGCAACCTTTCTTCGTGGCCGAAGTTTTCACCGGTTCCCCGGGTAAATACGTTACCCTCGCTGATACGATCAAAGGCTTCCAGATGATCCTCAAAGGTGAACTCGATAGCTTACCCGAACAAGCGTTCTATATGGTCGGCAGTATCGATGAAGCGATCGCTAAAGGCGAAAAACTCAAAAAAGGCTAA